Sequence from the Strix uralensis isolate ZFMK-TIS-50842 chromosome 1, bStrUra1, whole genome shotgun sequence genome:
AGTTTTTCCTGAGGAAGATGAAGAACTGGAAGTAAAGAACATGCCAtgtaaaagcagaatttttaGGGAATTCCTTGCTTGAGAAACATTACGAACGTTTCTTGATATCATTTGAACATGAACCTCTCAATACTAAGTTTTAATAAACTTTATTTCCCATCTGAGGAAAAAAGAACTATATTTTATGTTCTGGCAATGCTGAAAACAACTATCACTAAAACAAATCAAAGTGGAATTACTTTGCCAAAAGATAAACACTTTTTCAACTGATGATTCAAATAGTGGTTTATGTGTTCATGAAGTGCTACTTTCAAGTagcatttttcttgctgtttctctAAGTCTATTTagaaaaatgatagaaaaataacAGTCATTATTTCACTGTTAGAAATTGAGCTTAAAAAAAGGATTCTTGAGATTTTAGTGGTTAAAGCAAAGAAATAGTAACAACACCAGGAACAAATAATTTACCTGATTCTCTGCTCCATTTCTTCTAAGGTCTCCTTCTTTACTATGTCAAGCTCTTGCTGATGTTCCTTTCGCAGAGTACGCAAGTCTTTTTGAAGATTATTCACTTCTTTGCATAGTTTCTGTTTCTCCCTTTCAGTCTCTTCCAGTTTAGTCTGCAAATCCTTCTGCTGGTTCTGCATATCACCTAATAATTTCTGCAGCTCCAAACCAGATTTAGccttttcttcaacatttttctcaaaagctttcaGACTGTCATTTCTTTCATCCAACTGTTGCTGTAAAGCTTTTAGCTTTTCTTCATATCTCGAACTCATATCTTCCATCTCAGTCTTATGTACTTCATTTTCCTTCACTAGATTATTTTCCAACTCTTTTATCTTCTGTTCTAAAGATTGACTGACTGCCtccttttcctgcatttttttctggaaatctcCAATTACATTCTCCATATCAAGATGTTTTTGTTCTTTAGCTCTTAATTCTTCCCTACTGCTTGCTAAATCACCACTGCAACGAGCAAGCTCATCTGCTAACAATGAGTATTTTTTGGTTTGCTCCTCAAGTTCTTTCCTGAGGCTTTCAGCCTTACTCTGCTCCTCCTGATGGCTCTTCTCAACACATTCTAGTTTTTTAAGGAGCTCTTCCTGTTTGGTTTGCAGTTCTAGACGAGAGTCATTACTCTCTTGTTGCTCCTTTTCATACTTCTGCAACAGTTCATCTTTTTCAGTTAAGCCCTTCTGCAACACGTGCATTTTCTCTTTGTATGTCTGTTGGACGCTCTCaagcatgttatttttttcttgttctacaGCAGCTTTTACACTCTCTACTTTTTGCAACATTTCTTTCTCTAATTCTGTGGAATCTCTTgttgactttattttttcttctaaggaCTCAATTTTGGCCTCTCTCTCCTGCACTTTTTGTTCCAAGTCTCTTAACTGATTTTCTCTATCTTGCTTAAAttgctgttccttttcttccatcTGAGACATCAATTGCCTTTTAATAGAACCGATTTTTAGCTCTGCCTTCTTTTTTAGATCCGCCAGCTTAGTGTTGTTCTCTGCATTCAATCTCTCTTCTAATTCTTTCAGctcttcctctttgcttttaAGTATCCCTGACTTCATTTGAACAAATtccctctcctttgcttcaaattcagttttcagtGAACCTATTTGCTTCTCAAGATTAAGCACTTTTTCTTCAGCCTCCTTAAATCTATTGTCCTTTTCAAAAGCCACCCTCTCTGCCTGCTGGAGTTGCCAAGCTATCTCTTTTTGCTCTGTGTCTTTTTGTTCATTAGACTTTTTAAGTTTCTCCATCAAGGAatcattttctgaagttttctgagCAACGTGTTCTTCTAGTTCAGCAATTCTTGCTGCTTGGTTTTTTAACTTTGCAGTTAACTCACTTTcttgtttttccctcttgttttgcttttgttccaATTCACTTTTCAAACTATCgagattcttgctttctttagCTAGCTGCTCCTTCAGTTTATTTAGCTCTTCACCTTTTTTATTGGCTTCAGTATTGCTTAATTCAAGTTTGCTCTGCAAATCTTTAATAGTATCGTGATTTTGTGTAAACCTGGTTTGTGCTTTCATCTTCCACTCAGACAGCTTGGCCGTGCAATGATCTACCTGCTGAAGAGCTGATGCTTTTTCTTGACTCAGCGTCTCAACTCTGGCCGATAACTCCTGTACCTGGTTTAACAACTGCAACCGATCCTCTTCATGTTGCTTGCTTAACAGAGACATGGCTGCTTCCTTTTCCGTTAAACTTATCATGCTTTCAAGTCTAACATTAAGGTCACTAATTGTTTTGTTGAGAGCAGAGATCTCGGATACTTTTTCCTGGAGTTCCTCCCTCATTGAGGTGACAGCATTGATATTTTCAGATAATTCTTTCCTCAGCTGTGTTATAcaagtttctttttctgatgctgCTTGCTGCTGGTGCCCTCCCTCTTTTTGCAACTGTTCCTTTTCTGTTACAAGTCCTTCAATGTCAGCTCTCATGGACGTAATTAAATTGTCCTTCTCTTGCAGCTGTTGCATTGACTTTTGCAAAGAAGTACTCACAGCAGAATGATGCTCTGTTACTTCTCTAAGTTGAGCTTCTAGTTCAAGAATCTTACTCGTTTTAATTAATACTGCTTCTTTAACTTCTGCAGTTCGGCGCTTGCAATCTGCAATCTTGCATGTTACTATGCCAATTTTTTCACTACATTTTTCAATTAATTCATTGATTTTTGTTTGCAATAAAGCTTCAGCGTTCTTCCAGCAAGCATCTAACTGAGCTACAAGTTCTCCTGACAGCCTTTTAAACTCAGCTTCTTTTAGCTGAATTGcctctatttttttctcataattttcaTGATCTTTATACTGAGAAGACTGCACATCTTGGAGTTTCTCTTCAAGTGTTTTCAGTGTATCAGCCAGCTCGGTAATTTTGGCTTTGTCCTTTTCTTCAACTGCTTTCTGTTCACTGAGCTGTTCCTGAAGTCCTGACTGCTCTTTCAGGGACTGATTAAGATCACCTTCCAATTTTTTCAACTGTGTTTTCAGGTCACTTTCCTTATCTGACAAAGCAGTCACCTTAGCCACTGACTGCCTTAGCTGTTCTTGCAATTCCTTCAGGGACTCCTCCCTTTTCACCTGTTCTTCCTTCAGGTGGGTTATTTCTGCTCTGGTGCTCTCCTCCTCAGCGCTGAAGGTGGCAAGTTTCTGTTTCAGGTCTCCAACTTCCTGCTCTTTCTCTTGCAGTTCCATTTCATGCTTTTCCTGGAGCTCTTCAACCTGCTGATGGAGTTTCTTTTCCCAACTTTGGGTAATTTCTTCCAACTCCCTTCTATGAGCCTCAGCAAGACTCTCCAGTTGCTCTTTCTGATTAGATTCTAGTTTTGACACAGCATCGTTGATTCCAGCTGAGCTGGCATGTGCCATTTCCAACATTTTAGCATTGAATTCGCTCTCTTTCTGACTGAACTCCAATTGCTTGTTTTCAAGCTCTTTTTTTAGCTTAGCTTCCTGCTCAGCAAGATTCTTTTTGAAAGTTTCCTGCATATCTTttgatttctgtttaattttctccattttgttatCCTGACGTTTCAGCTTACTTTCATATTCTTCTTGTAGAGCACTCATTCTCTCCTCTGTGGCTAACAGTTTCTGTTTAAGCTCTTCCACTTGCTTGTTCTGTAACTTCATGTGTtcaatttcattttccttctcacttAGAATTCTCTTTGTATCATCAGCCTCTCTTTGTAGATCCTTCAGCTGACATTCGTATTGTTGTGTTAGAGAGGtttctttctgtgtattttcattCCTTTGCTCTTGCAAATGCTGCTTCAGGTCATGTACCTGAGAGATGTATGCCTCTAACTCATTCTTGACATCATTCAGCTGGGATTCAGTTCTTTCTAGCTGCTCACTAAGTTGCAATTTTTCACCTTCAAGATCTGTcagcttttgctgcagctttgCTAATTCCTCTTCATAAATCTTTGCTTGCTCATTAGACGTACTCCGATGAGACTCTGAAAGCTCCTCTAGCTTTGCAGACACTTGTACAAATTCAGCTTCAGATCTTTCTGAAGATTCCTTCAATTTCTGTTCATGTGCTTTTAGTTCCTCCAAATGTCTGTCCTTCTCCTCCAATGACTGCCTGAGTTGGTTGAGCTCCTCTTTGAGTACCTTCTCAACTCCTTGAATAGACATTTCATGCTCTTTTAACATaatttcaacctcttctttgtgccttttcctctcttcttccaacTTTCCTTCCAATTCTTGCTCTGCTTCACACACTTTACTATTCAATGCAGAGAGCTCTTGTTCTAAATCATGACGTATTTTTAGTGCTTCTGATAGCTCAGAAGACAGGGCTTCTAATTCTGTTTGTTTCGCATCaagtttttctaatgttttttcaTTCATCTCTTCTATGTGTGCACGGaaaactgtttctttctccttcaaaatTGTAGCTATCTCTTGTTGttgtttctctctcattttttctatttcagttacTTGTTGTTGCTTTAAGATTTGAAGTTTTTCTGTCCAAAGCTTTTCCTGCTGCTCTTTCATGTTTTCCGGTTTATTCTTGTGTTTTTCAACCATACAATTTATTTCCTtagtgtgctgctttttttcagacTCCATCAGAGTACTTAATTCCTCTGATTGCTTTCTGTCATCTTGCGAATACTTTGCAAGAGAGCTTTCCAGTTCAAGAACCCTCTgttagaaaatacagttttaaaagagTATCAATACTCAAAAGGTAacaagagaaaatttaaaaaaatctcaccagGTTCACATAACTACAActtattccattattttttagTGAATATCAACTATTTCTATAAGCCTTTCATGCACCTAGTTTctgctcagctttgcttccattATGGTTAGTTATTTAATAAAAGGTTTTCTCTTTCATTGTGGTGAAAATACATACAATAAAAACTTAGAAAGAATTTAActtatacaaataaaataattcatgtgATATTTATGAGATACACACTCATTTTTTCTTGTTAAGCTAAAGTGCCAACACATAGGATGAAAGACATCAAGAGTCTACGTGAGTATTATCGACCTACTGATTTATCTTAATTCCACACATCTCATGGAGATTCTGCTGTGAAGGTAAAATGGTTCTATAGGCAAAACTTTCAAACTAATATTTGGGAGTGGTGGAATAATGTACAAACTTGCATTAGCAGATAATACAATCTTAGCCATTACATAAAGCAAGGGACACTTCAAAAAtttaagcacatttttttaatttattcaagtTTCCTTATAAGTGTTTGTATGCTAGCAGTACCCAGAAGTTAAACAGTTTGAAGTTTAACTCTCCTGTacaacatatataaaaattatgcAGATGGATACAAATTAATATCCCACGCCATGACAGCAAGTGAATGCAGTTGTATATTTTGTAAACATTGTGAGATTAAAACAACCCAATCACAATAAATCCACAGTATCTGTAAACTGCCACAGGTAAAATATATACTAAAAGGAATTCCTGTAAACGTTTACCCCTTTGGAATCTTTACTCACAGTTCTATAAATCTCTACTACTTCACGCATCTTCTGAACCTTCCTGTCACATGCTGACTGTAttgctttcttctgcagctctAATTCTTCTAAAGCTAGGGATCCTTGCTCCTCTTGTTCTTGAAGCGTTTTTAAACACTCACTCTGGTTTCTTTCCTGTATCAAAAATTATgattaaaacaataaatataGTCATCACACCTTCAAAAACAGTATAATAGAAAATTTACAAACAAGTTCATAGGAGTCATACACTAGGCACCTGTATTTTCACCACACGCACAGAGTTTGTATTTTGtctgtgaaaacaaaatcattataaatcacttccattttctcttcttgGGAACCATTTGTCTTTCTATGAAAAACATATCTCAATCCagcctttcattttgttttgtttaacacaATTGAGAGTAACACCTTAGAGGAATAAAGGTCTGTTCTCACTTGATTCCActgctaaattatttttaagcttCTATtccttataattaaaaaataacctgagaaataggtaggaaaaaaatatagtcaGGAAGAGACTGTCAAAGTCCCTCAGTCCTACTCACCAACCATCATGGAGGAGCACAAAAGAGAATCTACTATTTGTTAGGTAAAATTACATGATCTAAAGTGGATTACAGCttatgaaaaagaacaaagaatcCAGTGATTCCTCCCAGCCTGAcctagaagaaaattcttttctgaGGTCAAACACTATGAATAGTTAACCCTGCTCACATAATAcaacacaatcacagaatcatctaggttggaaagaaccttgaagatcatccagtccaaccattaacctaacattgacagttcccaactacaccagatccctcagcgctgggtcaacccgactcttaaacacctccagggatggggacgccaccactgccctgggcagcccattccaacgcccaactaccccttctggaaagaaatacttcctaatatccagtctaatccttccctggcgcaacatgaagccattccctcttgtcttatcgctcatgacttggttaaagagactcatccccagctctctgcaacctcctttcaggtagttgtagagggcgatgaggtctcccctcagcctcctcttctccagactaaacccccccagttccctcagccgctccccatcagacctgtgctccagaccctgcaccagctccgttgctcttctctggacacgctcaagtaattcaatgtcctttttggagtgaggggcccaaaactgaacacagtattcgaggtgcggcctcaccagtgccgagtacagggggacagtcacttccctgtccctgctggccacgctatttctgatacaagccaggatgccattggccttcttggccacctgggcacactgctggctcctgttcagccggctgtcaatcaacacccccgggtccctctctgactggcagctctccagccactcctccccaagcctgtagcgctgctggggttgttgtggcccaagtgcagcacccggcatttggccttattgaagctcatacagttggccttagcccatcgctccagcctgtccagatctctctgcagagcctccctaccctcgagcagatcaacactcccacccaacttggtgtcatctgcaaacttactgagggtgcactcgatcccctcgtctagatcatcaagaaagatgttaaacaggagtggccccaaaaccaagccctgggggacaccactcgtgaccggccgccaaccggatttaactccattcaccacaactctttgggcccggccatccagccagttttttacccagcaaagcatgtgcccatccaagccacgagcacccagttttgccaggagaatgctgtgggaaacggtgtcaaaggccttactgaagtcaaggtaaactacatccacagcctttccctcatccaataagcaggtcgccctgtcgtagaaggagatcaggtttgtcaagcaggacctgtctttcacaaacccatgctgactgggcctcatcatttggttgtcccgcatgtgttgtaagatggtactctggatgagctgctccatcagcttcctgggcaccgacgtcaagctgacaggcctgtaatttcctggatcatccttctgacccttcttatatatgggcatcatattggccagtttccaatctgtcgggacctccccagacagccaggactgctggtaaatgatggaaagtggcttggcaagcaccccagtcagctccttcagcacccttgggtgtatcccatcaggtcccatagacttgtgtatgtctatgtgatgcagtaggtcactgactgtctcctggattgcggggggcgtcgttctcccagtctctgtcttctggctgaggaggctggattccctcaatacaactagtcctgttattaaagactgaggcaaagaaggcatcaaggacctcagccttctcctcatcacttgttaccacgtttcctcccgcatccagcaggggatggagactctccctggcctttcttttgctgctgacatacttatagaaacatttcttgttatccttgattgctgaagccacaATGATACCAACACTTTTCAAGTAACAGCCTCATTCTTTGTACCTCTTTTACTCTAGTTGCTCTGGCTAATCGCCAATGATccagaggaagaaattaaaaaaaaatatctaacaaaaggaattttaaaaataaaagaagtctttCCCACAAGATGCAGCTGTTAGTGAGCAGTGATAGTGATTACCATTATTCAGTCTTGTATCACCGCAGCTGCTTTCCCTTCATGTTGCTGAAGTGTCTGACCTCTTTGACTTTTGGAGGACACTTTGTATCTTTGAGTGCAGGACTCTCACTACAGAACAGGGTCAGATTAAGACTTCTAGTTCCACCTCACACTTAGAGAAACGTCTTTCTACACTTTTTAGGGATACTTACAAGAGCTAACTTCATCTTGCCCTGGAAAGCCTTTTCTTGGGCCTGTAATCTCTTATTTAGCTCCTGATCTTTGGTAGCCATTTCttttttatggtatttttctAGTTCAGCAACACGCTTCTCTGAAGACTTCTGTGAACCAGTCAGAAAAAAActgatttcaaaatattaaataacactTTGTATTATTTCTTAATAAGAAAAGCAGTGCAAAAGAGAGAGGAAACCAGAACCATCTCTTTGCTGCCTTTGAATAAGTAACAGTCACTTGGAACGCTTCATATTGAGCCCTGAGAGTTGCTATTTTCAAGCTTGAAGTTATCCATCTTCCTTCTCAAGTCTTTCACTGTTCTACTAAAAGAAACACCAAATTTTCTAAAGACTCGTCGACCAAGGTGAACTTAcatgttttcagtttcagttcaaATGTGGTAATAAATTGGAAAAGGAACTTCTGTCTCTAGCTTTCCCTGCATTCTTATTATTTCGTGAGCCAGAAAGTCAAGTGATGATACTCTATGTAGACAGCTATCTATGATCTATATACATGCTTTATTTAAGAATAATGTAATGCAAGTAAGTTCTTCCCCTAAAGCATCAGTCTATTCTCTTAGAAAAATTACTAACATAACAAATGCCAACACAAGAACTGTAATTTAAAGGTGTTTAAATTTACAGCTTTGCAAGGCACATGCAGTACTTCTGCAATGTCTACCTGAATACACCAAATGAAGCAAATTTTAGCAATTCTTAACTAGCAAACAGTTTGGCAACAAGTTCTTAAGGGTTTACACATACTGGGCTAGGATAACCATTAAAAGTACTTAGTATTAAACCCCAAAATCCTGGAGGAGATGCGTGAGCTGACCgccattaatttcttcttcttgacTTCCTTTAAAGTCTCAAGTGTACTTctagtaaataattttattaaatactgTGAAACAAGGAGTAATACTGTTCATTTTTATATGCCTCTAATGTACTGATTTTAAactgttagagaaaaaaaaaatctatatggGGAGTTTTCTGTTCTGTCTTAAGTAAATCTTTAAtcctagaaattaatttttatagaACTTATTAAATCAGAAAAATGTTATAACATTATGATATACTAATGTATTTTACAACTATAGTTTAATTGTAATTGAATTATTAGATTAAAAGCCAATACAAGGTGAGTTTCAGCTTTTACCTTCATAATCTCAATCACCTCTTGTTTCACTCTGGTTAACTCCCGTTGAAGAGTTACCCTCTCTTCCTCACTTGCCTTTTCTACTGCTTTGATTTTTTCATCCATTTCTGCCTGCAATTTCTTCCGGGCTTCCTCTGTCTTCTGGGCAAGACTCAGAGCCCTCTCAAGCTCTTCaaaagctgcaaagaaaaaaaagtatatgatAGTCAAGAAATATCAATGTCCCTTGATAGAAGAACAGAGTTCTCAGTAACTGTAAATTACACAAGTAACAGAAGAATGAACTTCGGCATCCATCAAGAATTCACATGGGTTTATATctagaaaggaaagagaattgACAAATAGATGTGAATGTCTTCCAACACATTCTGTAGCTTCTATTTCTTCCCCTAAAATCACTATAAAATACATAAACCGTATAAAGAAACTATGGCTCCTCTTCTGGCTATATGTGCTGAATAActttgaagaagaggaagaaagctgCATGAAGAAAAGGCAACTCACAAGTTGTTCTTCCACTAAAACAACCAGACAGAAGCATAAACCAGGAATAACTGCTATGCAGGTCAGTTTTTACTGAATCATGAAAGAGTTCTTCCTGAACAGAACACCGAAGTACAATACCAGGCACTTTATTTACCTAAGAGTTGTTCATTTCAAACTGTACAACCTAGATAATCTTCTCTTTAAACTGTGGGTTTGGTGGAGTCCATACAAagctaattttattatttcactaCTTACATTTAATGTAAACTACTATCAGTGCAATTCAGAGAGACTGGAAAAATGCTTGTGTGTTATGAAGACTGTCCTGTGCTTCTAAACTTCacaaataaaatgtaagaaaaaaatattaacatttgcTCCCAGAAAACCTCAATGTCcataaaatgtttcaaaagaaCACTGAAGTTGCAGTGATAAAGATAAGATGCACAAGTCTGCTTTTAGAAATCGGAACCAGTAATTCCACAGCTTCTTCCCATGCTAAGGAGAAGTATTCTAACATACTTCATTCACTTCATAGATGATCACTTagatgtaaaaagaaacaaaataaattcctGTGTTGTGAGctggtttttttattactattattactcaATACCAGTATCTGAGTTCCTCACTGAAACTGATGGCAGAATCTGTATAGAATTACACAAGACTAGAATTTGATCACTATTAGGGAAATCTCTTTTCCTGAATAGATCGTGAATGTGGAAAACCCCTGCTGCATATCTAAGGAAAATTCAGACTAGTATATGCTTAAATTTGTTGCATAGAACAACTTTGGCCAAACACCTCCATAAAACTCAAAATCACAGTGCAAATATCAAGACTGTAATTTATCAGAGCACAAAACCCCTAGAAGTATATTATTTTACTATACCCTGGAGGACTACTTGGATACTATTCTGggagcaaaaataataattttcaaagtgTTATTTAGTATGCTAAGCTTTCTACCACTTAGTTCTACCCCCAAAAGAAGATCATAACAGACACATACATTTCTAGTTTCCTTGATTCACCATTATTTGGTAGGCATACACAGCAATTTTTGTAATCCTTGTTTTTTTGAAACTAGTAACACTCAGGTACAAGTTTCAGAAGTGAATAATAATTTCCATTCCACATATTCTGATAATATTCAAACCTGAAGCTTTTAACCACAATCTATACTTTTGAAGCAATACTGCAAATATATTTCCAAGTAACTTAATTCCATAAAATTGCATTCACCCAACTTCTGACCTTTTCcagaattttcttctattttctgaGGCAACCCTTCTCTGACTACTCACAGCAACGATCATGTTTTAGAGCAAAACAGGGCTGTTACTGACCCTGGCAATACCAAAGGCCATCATTGTATCCACTTTTTCACTCCTAACCAATGAATACTAGAATTCATTACAAAAAATTAGAAGCACTAGAGattattttaaacagcaaaccagtctaaaacaaaaagcaagcatgCACGAGGCTTATAGCTCCTTGCTTTCCAAGCACAGTTCTTCACAGTCCCCACCAAGGCATTTGCCACCTGGGACCCACAGGACTCAAGTCCTCTCCCCTGGCCACCCCAGGCACAACTGTGTTATGAACACAGCCTGCAAAGTTGTTTTTGGAGAACGGCACCAGCTTCCCTGATGCTTCTCTCGCCCCTGACAAAAGCAAGTACAGCCAGCAAAATTGGCAAAGTCCTTCAGTACTACAGCATCgtaaacagctttttaaaaaaaagaacaaaaacaaaaaaccaaccctatAGACCATTACAGAGTATAGCTTGAAAATAAAGCCTGCAAGTAAAAGattgttattttacttttctatAGATGTTTTCTGATTCTTGTTCTCAGTAACAtatacttcattttcatttgagaaaCCTGTATCTTCTGTAAAAGGAAGGAGAATGCGTTTGCCATAGCCCACAAATCCATCAAAGAGAAGACATCCAGGTTCACACTAGGATTGACTACTGATATGTAAGAGCTGAGCAACATGCAGTACAACAGCTGCATCACCATCGTCACAAGCAGGATGCCAATACAAAAGCTAGACAAAAGCTGATGGATAAAACGCCAAGGGGgtatgaaagcagaaagaagcaaCACTTCACAGAACCACGCTTAGCTCTCTAAAAGTTAAATTATATGCATCTCAGGCACTTACAGCACTTaagcaaaacagaacatttttattcGAAGTAGTTAATTCTAGTGTAGCATGACACAACCGAGTTTCAAACCAGATGAGGGGTAAACTATCATCAAGCAGACAGAACATGGTCtaaattattactgttattatttttttcatctatgGGAGATTTTAATTCTACTGTCAATAAAAGCCTGGAATAAAAGTCCACGTTTTTATCCAAATACGTCTATTCTGAATGCAAAGACTAAAGGCACTGCCTGTGTTCTTCCCCAACCAGCGGAGCTACCGTTGAGGGAAGATCTTTTAACCAAGGCACTGGTTAAGCAAAGTCTCATAAAGGCACAGTGGCAAATCAGAAACAGGAAGAAGGACACCAACAGAGTCTCAGGTGAGTCTTGCAAAATCCCATTCATGTGACCAAGCCAGACAAACAGGAAACCTTCATGTGCAGTATATAAATGACACAAAGAGCCTGAGCAGAGTTTAAGAAGTGCAAGGTTGCAAAACTGATCTTTACAAAACGTGCTAGAGAGTTGACTGCTTTACACAGGCTACTCCAAAGCACCCGTCTCAGTTCCCTTCGCCTTGCCTCTCCTACCCACTGTCACACCAGTCCGTACTGTAAAGGGCTTCTTGCTTACTCTCCCGACGCTGCAGACATGGTATCTTCAACTACAGTGCCATCTACTGCTGAAAACTGCGAAGAAAGCACTCAACAGGATGGCAAAGGAGGGATTTTTACATTTCCTTACTGAAGGCTGAGAGCAGGCACCTTGTCAAAAGTCTGAGAAACCAAGGTTGAATTCACTTCCTATAGTTGATGTGTGCACATAGGCAGGATTTCAGATGCACAGTCCAAgcttcttgtttctctgcagcaagGTGCAAAGCATACGTTAATTAAGCTCACAAAAGAAAGTGTCACCTACAAAGAATGCCAAAGTAAAGCAAAATGAATTTGCTTTCTAAAGACTTTGTTTACTGTACAGAAAACTCTAAGTAAGTAATCTGCATCCTGAGAAGTCAGAAAGGACTTATGCCAAGTAGTTTCAGGAGAAACAAACTTCAATTTACCAGTAAATTTACAAATACTAGAAATAGCTTTGTTGAAGTAAAATGTAAGTAATTGATGTACATTGCAAAGCgttagaaaaaaaagatcagttgCAGTTACTTCAAGTAAAAGTGCCTGAGAAGCACAGAATTTACTTTTTAGAGCCCAGTTCAAGCACCCAATGTGTGATGTAAGAAAAAAGAGCCCTT
This genomic interval carries:
- the GOLGA4 gene encoding golgin subfamily A member 4 isoform X5, translating into MVFSSQRSASHLKILHWQYFFVDERDNKKKTRQHVILTAYVNWCKKDEKGEANLHFQLLLLTSQRNLLRSDRPSGNKVPTEFLSATHSRRRTSADQSDDGTSTSDEELLAGMIAEPAFLSEYTIFALDPTKQPKPQSDGVTLAKQPLPRSTENNGSGQASPQESLIQASSRDSLNRLDLDAAGSTFDSTSDMESETEEPLRNMDSLSKEQMRQRLRRMERSLGNYRGKYSELVSAYQVIQREKKKLQAILSQSQDKALRRIGELREELQMDQQAKKHLQEEFDASLEEKDQLISVLQTQVLLLKRRLQNGQIGTELPDSNIQSEPQVQSPIEEITTENTVEPGSNEHNEDSVKTLETLNQRVKRQENLLQRCKEMIQSHKERCAQLTNEKEALQEQLEERLQELEKMKDLQMAEKTKLITQLRDAKNLIEQLEQDKGMVIAETKRQMHETLEMKEEEIAQLRARIKQITTKGEELKEQKEKSERAAFEELERALSLAQKTEEARKKLQAEMDEKIKAVEKASEEERVTLQRELTRVKQEVIEIMKKSSEKRVAELEKYHKKEMATKDQELNKRLQAQEKAFQGKMKLALERNQSECLKTLQEQEEQGSLALEELELQKKAIQSACDRKVQKMREVVEIYRTRVLELESSLAKYSQDDRKQSEELSTLMESEKKQHTKEINCMVEKHKNKPENMKEQQEKLWTEKLQILKQQQVTEIEKMREKQQQEIATILKEKETVFRAHIEEMNEKTLEKLDAKQTELEALSSELSEALKIRHDLEQELSALNSKVCEAEQELEGKLEEERKRHKEEVEIMLKEHEMSIQGVEKVLKEELNQLRQSLEEKDRHLEELKAHEQKLKESSERSEAEFVQVSAKLEELSESHRSTSNEQAKIYEEELAKLQQKLTDLEGEKLQLSEQLERTESQLNDVKNELEAYISQVHDLKQHLQEQRNENTQKETSLTQQYECQLKDLQREADDTKRILSEKENEIEHMKLQNKQVEELKQKLLATEERMSALQEEYESKLKRQDNKMEKIKQKSKDMQETFKKNLAEQEAKLKKELENKQLEFSQKESEFNAKMLEMAHASSAGINDAVSKLESNQKEQLESLAEAHRRELEEITQSWEKKLHQQVEELQEKHEMELQEKEQEVGDLKQKLATFSAEEESTRAEITHLKEEQVKREESLKELQEQLRQSVAKVTALSDKESDLKTQLKKLEGDLNQSLKEQSGLQEQLSEQKAVEEKDKAKITELADTLKTLEEKLQDVQSSQYKDHENYEKKIEAIQLKEAEFKRLSGELVAQLDACWKNAEALLQTKINELIEKCSEKIGIVTCKIADCKRRTAEVKEAVLIKTSKILELEAQLREVTEHHSAVSTSLQKSMQQLQEKDNLITSMRADIEGLVTEKEQLQKEGGHQQQAASEKETCITQLRKELSENINAVTSMREELQEKVSEISALNKTISDLNVRLESMISLTEKEAAMSLLSKQHEEDRLQLLNQVQELSARVETLSQEKASALQQVDHCTAKLSEWKMKAQTRFTQNHDTIKDLQSKLELSNTEANKKGEELNKLKEQLAKESKNLDSLKSELEQKQNKREKQESELTAKLKNQAARIAELEEHVAQKTSENDSLMEKLKKSNEQKDTEQKEIAWQLQQAERVAFEKDNRFKEAEEKVLNLEKQIGSLKTEFEAKEREFVQMKSGILKSKEEELKELEERLNAENNTKLADLKKKAELKIGSIKRQLMSQMEEKEQQFKQDRENQLRDLEQKVQEREAKIESLEEKIKSTRDSTELEKEMLQKVESVKAAVEQEKNNMLESVQQTYKEKMHVLQKGLTEKDELLQKYEKEQQESNDSRLELQTKQEELLKKLECVEKSHQEEQSKAESLRKELEEQTKKYSLLADELARCSGDLASSREELRAKEQKHLDMENVIGDFQKKMQEKEAVSQSLEQKIKELENNLVKENEVHKTEMEDMSSRYEEKLKALQQQLDERNDSLKAFEKNVEEKAKSGLELQKLLGDMQNQQKDLQTKLEETEREKQKLCKEVNNLQKDLRTLRKEHQQELDIVKKETLEEMEQRIRCEQEDIELKHNSTLKQLMREFNTQLAQKERELETAVKEAISKAQEVETELIENHHIETTQLHKKIADKDDDLKRTVKKYEEILEAREEEMTAKVRELQAQLEDLKKEYKQKMAEEQHWNSEKVKITELQAQLAQKTTLVNDSKLKEQELREQIHVLEDQLKNYEKNVYVTSVGTPYGDENLHHTDVSLFGEPAEFEYLRKVLFEYMMGRETKTMAKVITTLLKFPADQTQKILEREDARPLFASPRRGIF